The Streptomyces fungicidicus nucleotide sequence GTGCTCTGGGCGTTGTCGCCCGGGGGCGGTTGTGTGGAACTCCGACGCACCCCCGCCAGGAAGGTTCGCCCTCCATGTCGCTCCGAACGCCCGCCCTCAAGTCCTCGTCTCTCCATGTCCCTTCCGACACCAGTGTCGTGTCATCCGCTCGTCGCACGGTGGTCGCGATCGTCCGTGGCTGGGACTTGCCGCTCGCGGAGGACGTGGTGGAGACGCTGGAACTGCTGACCGGCGAGGTGGTCGCGAACGCAGTGGTGCACACCGGGGAGGGCTGCCGGGTCACGGTGAGCTGGGACGGTACGCGGGTGCGGCTGGATGCCGAGGACGCGGCCGCTGGCCGCCTTCTGCAGTGCTCGCCGGCTGACCTGGACGGGGAGAGCGGTCGCGGACTGGAGTTGGTCAACGCTCTTGCTCACGCGTGGGGGTGCCGGCCGACCGCGGACGGAAAGGCGGTCTGGTTCGAGATCGACGCCCGTTCGCCCTCAACCTCCGGTCCGACACCGGAAAGCCAGGTACCCAGCGGCTCCCGTACGCACGTTGTCACCAACTGACCACTTGACCACCTGACTCGGGAGGCGCAAGTCCCGAGTCAGGTTCAGGCGCCCCGCACTGGATTCCACTACTGGTGGGACAGCCGGCGACGCCGCAACCAGGGGAGCGAGCGCCCCGCTCGCTTCCCGCAATCCCGCCCACACTGAAGGAGACAAAGCCATGCCCGAGCAGCACATCACCACGAACGGCAATCAGGAAGACCAGGGCCTGCTGGTCGCCCGCCGTCGGATCGCCGCCGCGCGCTCGCGGGCTGAGCAGCCCTCGGACGGCGGTTCCACCGGGCGATCCGACGGCAACGACTGAGAAGGGCCGTATCCGATGACCACCGACGTACCCGCGGTGGTCGCGCACCTGGGCGAGGAGTTCCTCGCCCAGGTGTACGGCCGCACCTACCGCCACTTTCCCGGTGCTCCCGGCCGCTTCGCCGGCCTGCTCGGCTGGGACGACCTGAACGCCCTGCTCACCCACCACCGGCTCGAGCTGCCCCGCCTGCGCCTCTCGGCCGGTGGCGAGGCGCTGCCCCAGCACGCCTACTCGGCACCTGTCACCACCCGTCGGAGCACCGTGTGGCACCGGCTCAGGCCCGCCGAACTGCACCGTCACCTCGCCGAGGGAGCCACTCTCGTCCTCGACGCCATCGACGAGTTGCATCCCGGCGTCGGCCACCTCGCCCAGGAACTGGAACGGCACCTACGGACGGGCGTCCAGGTCAACGCCTACGCCTCCTGGACCCCCGAGGAAGGCTTCGGAGTCCACTGGGACGACCATGATGTGCTGGTCCTCCAACTCGAAGGCGCCAAACGGTGGCGCATCCACGGCGCCACGAGGCAGGCCCCGCTCCACCGGGACACGGACGTACCTGAACCACCCCCGGACGAGCCACTCGCCGAACTGGTCCTGAACGCGGGGGACATGCTGTACCTGCCGCGTGGTTGGTGGCATGCGGTCGCCGCATCCGAAGGTGTGCACTCCCTCCATCTCACCTGCGGCATGCAGACGACGACGGGAGCCGACTTGCTCCAGTGGCTCTCCGAAGATCTGCGCCGCGAAACGAACGTGCGCAGCGACCTGCCGCGCTTCGGTACAGAGGAAGAGAAGACCGACTTCGTCCGATCGCTCGGCGACCTCGTGATGAAGCAGTTCGAGGACGGGACGTTGCTCGACCGCTTCCTCACCATGCGGGACGCCACCGACCGGGCCCGCCTTGTCCCCTCACTGCCGTACGTCGAGGGCGTACCGCCTGACCCTTCCCTCGTCGTTCACCTGGTGACCGCTCGTGCTCGGCTGCACCGCGACAGGGAGGGCCGCGTAGTGCTGATG carries:
- a CDS encoding cupin domain-containing protein, whose translation is MTTDVPAVVAHLGEEFLAQVYGRTYRHFPGAPGRFAGLLGWDDLNALLTHHRLELPRLRLSAGGEALPQHAYSAPVTTRRSTVWHRLRPAELHRHLAEGATLVLDAIDELHPGVGHLAQELERHLRTGVQVNAYASWTPEEGFGVHWDDHDVLVLQLEGAKRWRIHGATRQAPLHRDTDVPEPPPDEPLAELVLNAGDMLYLPRGWWHAVAASEGVHSLHLTCGMQTTTGADLLQWLSEDLRRETNVRSDLPRFGTEEEKTDFVRSLGDLVMKQFEDGTLLDRFLTMRDATDRARLVPSLPYVEGVPPDPSLVVHLVTARARLHRDREGRVVLMAGGEEWTFSPQAAPVLALLVDGGRHRLDTLARAAGLRVGQVAHLVSALVDGEVAAVGRAE
- a CDS encoding ATP-binding protein, whose product is MSLRTPALKSSSLHVPSDTSVVSSARRTVVAIVRGWDLPLAEDVVETLELLTGEVVANAVVHTGEGCRVTVSWDGTRVRLDAEDAAAGRLLQCSPADLDGESGRGLELVNALAHAWGCRPTADGKAVWFEIDARSPSTSGPTPESQVPSGSRTHVVTN